In Microbacterium maritypicum, the following are encoded in one genomic region:
- a CDS encoding nitrate reductase subunit alpha translates to MTPGIRTESPHSTDGALADGLVSLGRFMRPGEVSSDLRSLFLEGGRSGDAFYRDRWSHDKVVRSTHGVNCTGSCSWKVYVKDGIITWEAQQTDYPSIGPDSPEYEPRGCPRGAAFSWYTYSPTRVRYPYIRETLAQLYREARAVHADPVDAWASIVEDPEKATAYKRVRGKGGLIRATWDEVLEIAAAAHVHTVKKYGPDRVAGFSPIPAMSMVSHGAGSRFLNLLGGTMLSFYDWYADLPVASPQVFGDQTDVPESADWWNAGYLIMWGSNVPVTRTPDAHFMAEARYRGQKVVTVSPDYTDNTKFADEWVAPHPGTDAALALAMGHVILREHFVEKRTPRFEDYMRRYTDAPYLVALEERNGGLVPGKFVTASDLDGDAAAQARADFKPVLLDAVGNPVVPNGSLGHRFTAEDEGRWNLDLGDVVPPLSISDLPGDHDAVEVRLPRFDLDPEPGQEHAGGSGVVVRGVPVRTVAGRKVTTVFDLMLAQYGVGREGLPGAWPTGYDDASSPGTPAWQEEHTSVPAPQALRIAREFADNAERSGGRSMILMGAGTNHWFHSDTIYRTFLALTTMTGCQGVNGGGWAHYVGQEKVRPITGYQQYAAAADWGRPPRHTIGTAFWYLATDQWRYDGLPADQLSSPLGLGRFADRTTADCLVESVQRGWMPSYPTFDRNPLDLCDEADAIGKEPAQHVVDSLDDGSLKFAVEDPDAPENFPRVVLVWRANILGSSGKGNEYFLKHLLGTDAAIRADETAPGSRPTTMTWRDEAPEGKLDLLMTADFRMTSTTLFSDIVLPAATWYEKHDLSSTDMHPFIHAFNPAIAPPWQTKTDFDTFGMLAEKFSEMARTHLGVRRDLVAAPLQHDTPDAMATPHGTVQDLPRVPGVTMPKLIVVERDYPNLFDRWKALGPLTQKLGMTTKGITYRAEPEIEKLKRSNGVVEAGPYAGSVRLDDDRRACEMILAFSGTSNGRLAVQGFHALEKHTGQKMAFLAEEHEGTHLTFSDVSVQPRSVITSPEWSGSEHGGRRYTAFAINVEHLKPWHTLTGRQHFYLDHDWMDELGEALPIYRPPLDMHRLFGDVVPGTNGGAEVHVRYLTPHSKWSIHSEYQDNLFMLSLSRGGPTIWMSPQDAEKIGVRDNDWIESYNRNGVVVARANVSHRMPEGTVYMYHAKDRTVDVPISEISGQRGGIHNSLTRILLKPSHLIGGYAQLSWAFNYLGPTGNQRDEVTTIRRRDQEVRYR, encoded by the coding sequence ATGACCCCTGGCATCCGAACCGAGAGTCCGCACTCCACAGATGGCGCTCTCGCCGATGGGCTGGTGAGCCTCGGCAGGTTCATGAGGCCGGGCGAGGTCTCCTCCGATCTGCGGTCGCTGTTTCTGGAAGGCGGCCGCTCGGGCGATGCGTTCTACCGCGACCGCTGGTCGCACGACAAGGTGGTGCGCTCGACGCACGGTGTGAACTGCACGGGCTCGTGCTCGTGGAAGGTGTACGTCAAGGACGGCATCATCACGTGGGAAGCACAGCAGACCGACTACCCCTCCATCGGTCCCGACTCGCCGGAGTACGAACCGCGCGGCTGCCCCCGGGGTGCCGCCTTCAGTTGGTACACGTACTCGCCGACCCGGGTGCGCTATCCGTACATCCGCGAGACGCTCGCGCAGCTCTACCGTGAAGCTCGGGCCGTGCACGCAGACCCCGTCGACGCCTGGGCCTCGATCGTCGAAGATCCGGAGAAGGCCACCGCCTACAAACGCGTCCGTGGCAAGGGGGGTCTGATCCGCGCGACCTGGGATGAGGTGCTCGAGATCGCGGCGGCTGCCCACGTGCACACGGTGAAGAAGTACGGCCCCGATCGCGTCGCGGGCTTCTCGCCGATCCCGGCCATGTCGATGGTGTCCCACGGAGCGGGCTCGCGCTTCCTCAATCTGCTCGGTGGCACGATGCTGTCGTTCTACGACTGGTACGCCGACCTGCCGGTCGCGAGCCCCCAGGTGTTCGGCGATCAGACCGACGTGCCGGAGTCCGCCGACTGGTGGAACGCCGGCTACCTCATCATGTGGGGCTCGAACGTCCCGGTCACCCGCACGCCGGACGCACACTTCATGGCCGAGGCGCGCTACCGCGGCCAGAAGGTCGTCACGGTCTCGCCGGACTACACCGACAACACCAAGTTCGCCGACGAGTGGGTCGCGCCGCACCCGGGTACGGATGCTGCACTCGCGCTCGCCATGGGCCACGTCATCCTCCGCGAGCACTTCGTCGAGAAGCGGACGCCGCGGTTCGAGGACTACATGCGGCGCTACACCGATGCGCCCTACCTCGTGGCGCTCGAGGAGCGGAACGGCGGGCTGGTTCCCGGCAAGTTCGTCACGGCGTCCGATCTCGACGGGGACGCTGCAGCGCAGGCGCGCGCCGACTTCAAGCCGGTGCTGCTCGATGCCGTCGGGAATCCGGTCGTTCCGAACGGTTCGCTCGGCCACCGGTTCACGGCGGAGGACGAGGGGCGCTGGAACCTCGACCTCGGCGACGTCGTCCCGCCGCTCTCCATCAGTGATCTGCCGGGTGATCACGATGCCGTCGAGGTGCGACTGCCGCGCTTCGATCTCGATCCGGAGCCGGGTCAGGAGCATGCCGGCGGGTCCGGGGTCGTCGTGCGCGGCGTTCCGGTGCGCACGGTCGCCGGGCGGAAGGTCACGACCGTGTTCGACCTCATGCTCGCCCAATACGGCGTCGGTCGCGAAGGGCTGCCGGGTGCGTGGCCGACCGGCTACGACGACGCGAGCAGTCCCGGAACACCGGCGTGGCAGGAGGAACACACCTCGGTCCCGGCGCCGCAGGCGCTTCGCATCGCGCGCGAGTTCGCCGACAATGCCGAGCGGTCGGGCGGCCGGTCGATGATCCTCATGGGTGCCGGCACGAATCACTGGTTCCACTCCGACACGATCTACCGCACCTTCCTGGCGCTGACGACGATGACCGGATGCCAAGGGGTGAACGGCGGCGGCTGGGCGCACTACGTCGGTCAGGAGAAGGTGCGTCCGATCACGGGGTATCAGCAGTACGCGGCCGCAGCGGACTGGGGGCGCCCGCCGCGTCACACCATCGGGACCGCGTTCTGGTATCTGGCGACCGATCAGTGGCGCTACGACGGGCTGCCAGCCGACCAGCTGTCGTCTCCGCTCGGTCTCGGACGCTTCGCCGACCGCACCACGGCCGACTGTCTCGTCGAGTCCGTGCAGCGCGGATGGATGCCCAGCTATCCGACATTCGACCGGAACCCGCTCGATCTGTGCGACGAGGCCGATGCGATCGGAAAGGAACCGGCGCAGCACGTGGTCGACAGCCTCGACGACGGCTCCCTGAAGTTCGCCGTCGAGGATCCGGATGCGCCGGAGAACTTCCCGCGCGTCGTGCTGGTGTGGCGGGCGAACATCCTCGGCTCCTCGGGCAAGGGCAACGAGTACTTCCTCAAGCATCTGCTCGGCACCGACGCCGCGATCCGCGCCGACGAAACAGCGCCGGGCTCGCGTCCGACCACCATGACCTGGCGGGACGAGGCTCCGGAGGGCAAGCTCGATCTGCTGATGACGGCGGATTTCCGCATGACGAGCACCACGCTCTTCAGCGACATCGTGCTGCCGGCGGCGACCTGGTACGAGAAGCATGATCTCTCGTCGACCGACATGCACCCGTTCATCCATGCGTTCAACCCGGCGATCGCGCCGCCATGGCAGACCAAGACCGATTTCGACACGTTCGGGATGCTGGCGGAGAAGTTCAGCGAGATGGCCCGCACGCACCTGGGTGTGCGGCGGGACCTCGTGGCGGCGCCCCTGCAGCACGACACCCCGGATGCCATGGCGACGCCCCACGGCACGGTGCAGGATCTGCCCCGCGTGCCGGGTGTGACCATGCCGAAGCTGATCGTCGTCGAGCGGGACTATCCGAATCTTTTCGACAGGTGGAAGGCGCTCGGACCGCTCACACAGAAGCTGGGCATGACCACCAAGGGCATCACGTACCGTGCCGAGCCCGAGATCGAGAAGCTCAAACGGAGCAACGGCGTCGTCGAGGCAGGACCGTATGCCGGATCGGTGCGCCTCGACGACGATCGTCGGGCGTGCGAGATGATCCTCGCGTTCTCGGGCACGAGCAACGGCCGCCTCGCTGTGCAGGGCTTTCACGCACTCGAGAAGCACACCGGTCAGAAGATGGCCTTCCTCGCCGAGGAGCATGAGGGGACGCACCTGACCTTCTCCGACGTGTCGGTTCAGCCGCGCAGCGTGATCACGTCGCCGGAGTGGTCGGGGTCGGAGCACGGGGGTCGGCGCTACACGGCCTTCGCGATCAACGTCGAGCATCTCAAGCCGTGGCACACCCTGACCGGTCGCCAGCACTTCTACCTCGACCACGACTGGATGGACGAGCTCGGCGAGGCGCTTCCGATCTACCGGCCCCCACTCGACATGCACCGTCTGTTCGGCGACGTCGTCCCGGGGACGAACGGTGGGGCAGAGGTGCACGTGCGCTACCTGACGCCGCACTCCAAGTGGTCGATCCACTCGGAGTATCAGGACAACCTCTTCATGCTGTCGCTGTCGCGCGGCGGCCCCACGATCTGGATGAGTCCGCAGGACGCCGAAAAGATCGGTGTCCGTGACAACGACTGGATCGAGTCCTACAACCGCAACGGGGTGGTCGTCGCGCGGGCGAACGTCTCCCACCGCATGCCGGAGGGCACCGTGTACATGTACCACGCGAAGGATCGCACGGTGGATGTGCCCATCTCGGAGATCAGCGGACAGCGCGGCGGCATCCATAACTCCCTCACCCGCATCCTGCTCAAACCGAGTCATCTGATCGGCGGCTACGCGCAGTTGTCGTGGGCGTTCAACTATCTCGGCCCGACCGGGAACCAACGCGACGAGGTCACCACGATCCGTCGCCGCGACCAGGAGGTGCGGTACCGATGA